From a region of the Anomalospiza imberbis isolate Cuckoo-Finch-1a 21T00152 chromosome 3, ASM3175350v1, whole genome shotgun sequence genome:
- the LOC137470055 gene encoding E3 ubiquitin-protein ligase RNF19B-like isoform X1, which yields MDQPARVHGPRRLLGCFRRKPQAVGGEAPPEPEPEPEEPEETRVVLPLGEGQALEECPLCLLPQPPEAFPSLASCSHRSCRACLQQYLRLAVSESRVPASCPHCPAALQPSDVHRLLPEPALRDKYEEFLLRRLLVADPGTRWCPAPDCSYAVFAHGCAECPRLTCGREGCGTEFCYHCRQPWHPDGPCAPTPSLATPTTQLAQPEELAHAEAEDIKVCPRCSAFIMKINDGSCNRMNCTVCGCLFCWLCLQEISDVHFLSPSGCTFWGKRPWSRTRRILWQLGMVLGAPMVISLAAGVAVPVITIGIPIYMGRKVLGQSRRSSLSGCQQCLSVTSSVLLSLFVSPIITALTVGVGVPLVLTYVYGTVVLSLCRSRWGCRGGRTPGDLGVVELDNLAKLNELWSVLPSPRPGEDGAPDAAASLPSSSRSPHPGPAWPEQDNQSASTVALAGSMLSEGQDTSDRPVSVCREGVTIEVEVSVEAVPRSARQQSLSSALSGQSLSGDSLGATSDRGSSVGVPVE from the exons ATGGACCAGCCCGCTCGTGTGCATGGGCCACGCCGGCTTCTGGGCTGCTTCAGGCGGAAGCCACAGGCCGTCGGCGGGGAGGCACCACCAGAACCGGagccagagccagaggagcccgAGGAGACACGTGTGGTGCTGCCCCTGGGCGAGGGCCAGGCGCTGGAGGAGTGtcccctgtgcctgctgccccAGCCGCCCGAGgcctttcccagcctggcctcctgCTCGCACCGCTCGTGCCGGGCCTGCCTGCAGCAGTACCTGCGCCTGGCCGTCAGCGAGAGCCGCGTGCCCGCGTCCTGCCCGCACTGCCCCGCCGCGCTCCAGCCCTCCGACGTGCACCGGCTCCTCCCGGAGCCTGCCCTCCGCGACAAGTACGAGGAGTTCCTGCTGCGGCGGCTGCTGGTGGCTGATCCCGGCACCCGCTGGTGCCCTGCCCCTGACTGCAG CTACGCTGTCTTTGCCCATGGCTGTGCCGAATGTCCCCGCCTCACCTGTGGGCGCGAGGGCTGTGGCACCGAGTTCTGCTACCACTGCCGGCAGCCCTGGCACCCTGACGGCCCCTGTGCTCCGACCCCCAGCCTGGCCACCCCCACAACACAGCTGGCCCAGCCGGAGGAGTTGGCCCACg CTGAGGCTGAGGACATCAAGGTCTGTCCTCGCTGCAGCGCCTTCATCATGAAGATCAACGATGGGAGCTGCAACCGCATGAACTGCACGGTCTGTGGCTGCCTCTTCTGttggctctgcctgcaggagatCTCTGACGTGCACTTTCTGAG cccctctggCTGCACCTTCTGGGGGAAGAGGCCGTGGTCACGGACCCGGAGGATCCTGTGGCAGCTGGGCATGGTGCTGGGAGCGCCCATGGTCATCTCCCTTGCTGCAGGTGTCGCTGTCCCTGTCATTACCATTGGGATCCCCATCTACATGGGTAGGAAG GTGCTGGGCCAGAGCCGGCGAAGCAGCCTCTCCGGGTGCCAGCAGTGCCTCTCTGTTACCAGCAGCgtcctcctctctctctttgtGTCCCCTATCATAACAGCTCTCACTGTGG GCGTCGGCGTGCCCCTGGTGCTCACCTACGTGTACGGGACCGTGGTGCTGTCGCTGTGCCGGAgccgctggggctgcaggggcgGCCGCACGCCCGGGGACCTCGGCGTGGTGGAGCTGGACAACCTGGCCAAGC TGAACGAGCTGTGGTCagtgctgcccagccccagaCCGGGTGAGGACGGAGCTCCGGACGCCGCTGCCTCCCTCCCCAGTAGCAGCCGCAGTCCGCACCCGGGGCCAGCGTGGCCAGAACAGGACAACCAGTCAGCCAGCACAGTGGCCCTTGCGGGGAGCATGCTGAGTGAGGGCCAGGACACCTCTGACAG GCCAGTGTCTGTCTGCAGGGAAGGTGTCACCATCGAGGTGGAGGTGTCCGTGGAAGCGGTGCCACGTTCTGCCCGGCAGCAGagcctcagcagtgccctgtCTGGGCAGAGCCTCTCTGGGGACTCCCTGGGAGCCACCAGTGACAGGGGCAGCTCCGTGGGTGTCCCTGTGGAGTGA
- the LOC137470055 gene encoding E3 ubiquitin-protein ligase RNF19B-like isoform X2, with amino-acid sequence MDQPARVHGPRRLLGCFRRKPQAVGGEAPPEPEPEPEEPEETRVVLPLGEGQALEECPLCLLPQPPEAFPSLASCSHRSCRACLQQYLRLAVSESRVPASCPHCPAALQPSDVHRLLPEPALRDKYEEFLLRRLLVADPGTRWCPAPDCSYAVFAHGCAECPRLTCGREGCGTEFCYHCRQPWHPDGPCAPTPSLATPTTQLAQPEELAHAEAEDIKVCPRCSAFIMKINDGSCNRMNCTVCGCLFCWLCLQEISDVHFLSPSGCTFWGKRPWSRTRRILWQLGMVLGAPMVISLAAGVAVPVITIGIPIYMGRKVLGQSRRSSLSGCQQCLSVTSSVLLSLFVSPIITALTVGVGVPLVLTYVYGTVVLSLCRSRWGCRGGRTPGDLGVVELDNLAKLNELWSVLPSPRPGEDGAPDAAASLPSSSRSPHPGPAWPEQDNQSASTVALAGSMLSEGQDTSDREGVTIEVEVSVEAVPRSARQQSLSSALSGQSLSGDSLGATSDRGSSVGVPVE; translated from the exons ATGGACCAGCCCGCTCGTGTGCATGGGCCACGCCGGCTTCTGGGCTGCTTCAGGCGGAAGCCACAGGCCGTCGGCGGGGAGGCACCACCAGAACCGGagccagagccagaggagcccgAGGAGACACGTGTGGTGCTGCCCCTGGGCGAGGGCCAGGCGCTGGAGGAGTGtcccctgtgcctgctgccccAGCCGCCCGAGgcctttcccagcctggcctcctgCTCGCACCGCTCGTGCCGGGCCTGCCTGCAGCAGTACCTGCGCCTGGCCGTCAGCGAGAGCCGCGTGCCCGCGTCCTGCCCGCACTGCCCCGCCGCGCTCCAGCCCTCCGACGTGCACCGGCTCCTCCCGGAGCCTGCCCTCCGCGACAAGTACGAGGAGTTCCTGCTGCGGCGGCTGCTGGTGGCTGATCCCGGCACCCGCTGGTGCCCTGCCCCTGACTGCAG CTACGCTGTCTTTGCCCATGGCTGTGCCGAATGTCCCCGCCTCACCTGTGGGCGCGAGGGCTGTGGCACCGAGTTCTGCTACCACTGCCGGCAGCCCTGGCACCCTGACGGCCCCTGTGCTCCGACCCCCAGCCTGGCCACCCCCACAACACAGCTGGCCCAGCCGGAGGAGTTGGCCCACg CTGAGGCTGAGGACATCAAGGTCTGTCCTCGCTGCAGCGCCTTCATCATGAAGATCAACGATGGGAGCTGCAACCGCATGAACTGCACGGTCTGTGGCTGCCTCTTCTGttggctctgcctgcaggagatCTCTGACGTGCACTTTCTGAG cccctctggCTGCACCTTCTGGGGGAAGAGGCCGTGGTCACGGACCCGGAGGATCCTGTGGCAGCTGGGCATGGTGCTGGGAGCGCCCATGGTCATCTCCCTTGCTGCAGGTGTCGCTGTCCCTGTCATTACCATTGGGATCCCCATCTACATGGGTAGGAAG GTGCTGGGCCAGAGCCGGCGAAGCAGCCTCTCCGGGTGCCAGCAGTGCCTCTCTGTTACCAGCAGCgtcctcctctctctctttgtGTCCCCTATCATAACAGCTCTCACTGTGG GCGTCGGCGTGCCCCTGGTGCTCACCTACGTGTACGGGACCGTGGTGCTGTCGCTGTGCCGGAgccgctggggctgcaggggcgGCCGCACGCCCGGGGACCTCGGCGTGGTGGAGCTGGACAACCTGGCCAAGC TGAACGAGCTGTGGTCagtgctgcccagccccagaCCGGGTGAGGACGGAGCTCCGGACGCCGCTGCCTCCCTCCCCAGTAGCAGCCGCAGTCCGCACCCGGGGCCAGCGTGGCCAGAACAGGACAACCAGTCAGCCAGCACAGTGGCCCTTGCGGGGAGCATGCTGAGTGAGGGCCAGGACACCTCTGACAG GGAAGGTGTCACCATCGAGGTGGAGGTGTCCGTGGAAGCGGTGCCACGTTCTGCCCGGCAGCAGagcctcagcagtgccctgtCTGGGCAGAGCCTCTCTGGGGACTCCCTGGGAGCCACCAGTGACAGGGGCAGCTCCGTGGGTGTCCCTGTGGAGTGA
- the LOC137470055 gene encoding E3 ubiquitin-protein ligase RNF19B-like isoform X3 — protein sequence MDQPARVHGPRRLLGCFRRKPQAVGGEAPPEPEPEPEEPEETRVVLPLGEGQALEECPLCLLPQPPEAFPSLASCSHRSCRACLQQYLRLAVSESRVPASCPHCPAALQPSDVHRLLPEPALRDKYEEFLLRRLLVADPGTRWCPAPDCSYAVFAHGCAECPRLTCGREGCGTEFCYHCRQPWHPDGPCAPTPSLATPTTQLAQPEELAHAEAEDIKVCPRCSAFIMKINDGSCNRMNCTVCGCLFCWLCLQEISDVHFLSPSGCTFWGKRPWSRTRRILWQLGMVLGAPMVISLAAGVAVPVITIGIPIYMGRKVLGQSRRSSLSGCQQCLSVTSSVLLSLFVSPIITALTVGVGVPLVLTYVYGTVVLSLCRSRWGCRGGRTPGDLGVVELDNLAKLNELWSVLPSPRPGEDGAPDAAASLPSSSRSPHPGPAWPEQDNQSASTVALAGSMLSEGQDTSDRCHHRGGGVRGSGATFCPAAEPQQCPVWAEPLWGLPGSHQ from the exons ATGGACCAGCCCGCTCGTGTGCATGGGCCACGCCGGCTTCTGGGCTGCTTCAGGCGGAAGCCACAGGCCGTCGGCGGGGAGGCACCACCAGAACCGGagccagagccagaggagcccgAGGAGACACGTGTGGTGCTGCCCCTGGGCGAGGGCCAGGCGCTGGAGGAGTGtcccctgtgcctgctgccccAGCCGCCCGAGgcctttcccagcctggcctcctgCTCGCACCGCTCGTGCCGGGCCTGCCTGCAGCAGTACCTGCGCCTGGCCGTCAGCGAGAGCCGCGTGCCCGCGTCCTGCCCGCACTGCCCCGCCGCGCTCCAGCCCTCCGACGTGCACCGGCTCCTCCCGGAGCCTGCCCTCCGCGACAAGTACGAGGAGTTCCTGCTGCGGCGGCTGCTGGTGGCTGATCCCGGCACCCGCTGGTGCCCTGCCCCTGACTGCAG CTACGCTGTCTTTGCCCATGGCTGTGCCGAATGTCCCCGCCTCACCTGTGGGCGCGAGGGCTGTGGCACCGAGTTCTGCTACCACTGCCGGCAGCCCTGGCACCCTGACGGCCCCTGTGCTCCGACCCCCAGCCTGGCCACCCCCACAACACAGCTGGCCCAGCCGGAGGAGTTGGCCCACg CTGAGGCTGAGGACATCAAGGTCTGTCCTCGCTGCAGCGCCTTCATCATGAAGATCAACGATGGGAGCTGCAACCGCATGAACTGCACGGTCTGTGGCTGCCTCTTCTGttggctctgcctgcaggagatCTCTGACGTGCACTTTCTGAG cccctctggCTGCACCTTCTGGGGGAAGAGGCCGTGGTCACGGACCCGGAGGATCCTGTGGCAGCTGGGCATGGTGCTGGGAGCGCCCATGGTCATCTCCCTTGCTGCAGGTGTCGCTGTCCCTGTCATTACCATTGGGATCCCCATCTACATGGGTAGGAAG GTGCTGGGCCAGAGCCGGCGAAGCAGCCTCTCCGGGTGCCAGCAGTGCCTCTCTGTTACCAGCAGCgtcctcctctctctctttgtGTCCCCTATCATAACAGCTCTCACTGTGG GCGTCGGCGTGCCCCTGGTGCTCACCTACGTGTACGGGACCGTGGTGCTGTCGCTGTGCCGGAgccgctggggctgcaggggcgGCCGCACGCCCGGGGACCTCGGCGTGGTGGAGCTGGACAACCTGGCCAAGC TGAACGAGCTGTGGTCagtgctgcccagccccagaCCGGGTGAGGACGGAGCTCCGGACGCCGCTGCCTCCCTCCCCAGTAGCAGCCGCAGTCCGCACCCGGGGCCAGCGTGGCCAGAACAGGACAACCAGTCAGCCAGCACAGTGGCCCTTGCGGGGAGCATGCTGAGTGAGGGCCAGGACACCTCTGACAG GTGTCACCATCGAGGTGGAGGTGTCCGTGGAAGCGGTGCCACGTTCTGCCCGGCAGCAGagcctcagcagtgccctgtCTGGGCAGAGCCTCTCTGGGGACTCCCTGGGAGCCACCAGTGA
- the ZNF513 gene encoding zinc finger protein 513 isoform X3, producing the protein MPRRKQSHPQPVKADTLVGKIAIPAYALSDDDCSSGYQQLSVESDPEEGGEPGPAALPCRQCGLQLAASLGQSCLQCAGAEGGRSQRIVYSCQLCPFASHYSSHLKRHMKTHNGEKPFACPQCAYASAQLVNLTRHLRTHTGEKPYHCTCCSFACSSLGNLKRHERVHSQDKPFQCAACDYRCNQSRNLKRHMLSHRLPEGEGPHRRDKDPEPLLPELSLHVGSGSGPFLPGCARLRGEEAAALPELLFPFTCRMCGLVLDDGFAQDEGLAEQVCGRCSLAVLGTEPGASPRKGTGDKGFACSLCPFVTHYPNHLARHMKTHSGEKPFACPLCPYASAHLDNLKRHQRVHTGEKPYKCQLCDYACGNLANLKRHGRIHSGDKPFQCSLCSYSCNQSMNLKRHMLRHTGEKPFQCRDCSYTTGHWDNYKRHQKIHGHTAESWVNPRNAKALLAPPAVGTALP; encoded by the exons ATGCCCCGGCGGAAGCAGAGCCACCCGCAGCCGGTGAAGG CAGACACGCTGGTGGGGAAGATCGCTATTCCAGCATACGCCCTGAGCGACGACGACTGCTCCTCTGGGTACCAGCAGCTGAGCGTGGAGAGTGACCCCGAGGAGGGGGGCGAGCCTGGCCCCGCCGCCCTGCCCTGCCGCCAGTGCGGGCtgcagctggctgccagcctgggccagagctgcctgcagtGCGCCGGCGCCGAGGGCGGCCGCAGCCAGCGCATCGTCTActcctgccagctgtgccccttcGCCTCCCACTACTCCAGCCACCTCAAGCGCCACATGAAGACACACAATGGGGAGAAGCCTTTCGCCTGCCCGCAGTGTGCCTACGCCTCTGCCCAGCTGGTAAACCTGACCCGGCACCTGCGCACGCACACCGGGGAGAAGCCGTACCACTGCACGTGCTGCAGCTtcgcctgcagcagcctgggcaaCCTCAAACGTCATGAGCGGGTCCACAGCCAGGACAAGCCCTTCCAGTGTGCTGCCTGCGACTACCGCTGCAACCAGAGCCGCAACCTGAAGCGGCACATGCTCAGCCACCGCCTGCCTGAGGGCGAGGGGCCGCACCGGCGGGACAAGGACCCAG AGCCATTGCTGCCAGAGCTGAGCCTGCACgtgggcagcggcagcggccCCTTCCTGCCCGGCTGCGCACGGCTGCGGGGCGAGGAGGCAGCTGCGCTGCCCGAGCTGCTCTTCCCCTTCACGTGCCGCATGTGCGGGCTGGTGCTGGACGACGGGTTCGCACAGGACGAGGGCCTGGCCGAGCAGGTCTGCGGGCGCTGCAGCCTGGCGGTGCTGGGCACCGAGCCGGGTGCCAGCCCCCGAAAgggcactggggacaagggctttgcctgcagcctctgccccTTCGTCACCCACTACCCCAACCACTTGGCGCGGCACATGAAGACACACAGCGGGGAGAAGCCCTTCGCCTGCCCGCTCTGCCCTTACGCCTCCGCCCACCTGGACAACCTGAAGCGGCACCAGCGCGTACACACAGGcgagaagccctacaagtgccAGCTCTGCGATTATGCCTGCGGCAACCTGGCCAACCTCAAGCGTCACGGGCGCATCCACTCAGGCGACAAGCCCTTCCAGTGCAGCCTCTGCAGCTACAGTTGCAACCAGAGCATGAACCTGAAGCGGCACATGCTGCGGCATACGGGCGAGAAGCCCTTCCAGTGCCGGGACTGCTCCTACACCACTGGTCACTGGGACAACTACAAGCGCCACCAGAAGATCCACGGCCACACAGCCGAGAGCTGGGTGAACCCGCGCAATGCCAAAGCCCTCCTGGCCCCCCCAGCcgtgggcacagccctgccctga
- the ZNF513 gene encoding zinc finger protein 513 isoform X1, whose product MPRRKQSHPQPVKGECAAGPGGGGGGPAGTRGARSAAADAEDGTEETARAAVVLPGDLLLGRGPASEKGPPADTLVGKIAIPAYALSDDDCSSGYQQLSVESDPEEGGEPGPAALPCRQCGLQLAASLGQSCLQCAGAEGGRSQRIVYSCQLCPFASHYSSHLKRHMKTHNGEKPFACPQCAYASAQLVNLTRHLRTHTGEKPYHCTCCSFACSSLGNLKRHERVHSQDKPFQCAACDYRCNQSRNLKRHMLSHRLPEGEGPHRRDKDPEPLLPELSLHVGSGSGPFLPGCARLRGEEAAALPELLFPFTCRMCGLVLDDGFAQDEGLAEQVCGRCSLAVLGTEPGASPRKGTGDKGFACSLCPFVTHYPNHLARHMKTHSGEKPFACPLCPYASAHLDNLKRHQRVHTGEKPYKCQLCDYACGNLANLKRHGRIHSGDKPFQCSLCSYSCNQSMNLKRHMLRHTGEKPFQCRDCSYTTGHWDNYKRHQKIHGHTAESWVNPRNAKALLAPPAVGTALP is encoded by the exons ATGCCCCGGCGGAAGCAGAGCCACCCGCAGCCGGTGAAGGGTGAGTGCGCGGCgggcccggggggcggcggcggcggcccggcGGGGACCCGCGGCGCTCGGAGCGCTGCAGCGGACGCCGAGGATGGCACCGAGGAGACGGCAAGAGCGGCGGTGGTGCTGCccggggacctgctgctgggcCGTGGCCCGGCCTCCGAGAAGGGACCGCCAG CAGACACGCTGGTGGGGAAGATCGCTATTCCAGCATACGCCCTGAGCGACGACGACTGCTCCTCTGGGTACCAGCAGCTGAGCGTGGAGAGTGACCCCGAGGAGGGGGGCGAGCCTGGCCCCGCCGCCCTGCCCTGCCGCCAGTGCGGGCtgcagctggctgccagcctgggccagagctgcctgcagtGCGCCGGCGCCGAGGGCGGCCGCAGCCAGCGCATCGTCTActcctgccagctgtgccccttcGCCTCCCACTACTCCAGCCACCTCAAGCGCCACATGAAGACACACAATGGGGAGAAGCCTTTCGCCTGCCCGCAGTGTGCCTACGCCTCTGCCCAGCTGGTAAACCTGACCCGGCACCTGCGCACGCACACCGGGGAGAAGCCGTACCACTGCACGTGCTGCAGCTtcgcctgcagcagcctgggcaaCCTCAAACGTCATGAGCGGGTCCACAGCCAGGACAAGCCCTTCCAGTGTGCTGCCTGCGACTACCGCTGCAACCAGAGCCGCAACCTGAAGCGGCACATGCTCAGCCACCGCCTGCCTGAGGGCGAGGGGCCGCACCGGCGGGACAAGGACCCAG AGCCATTGCTGCCAGAGCTGAGCCTGCACgtgggcagcggcagcggccCCTTCCTGCCCGGCTGCGCACGGCTGCGGGGCGAGGAGGCAGCTGCGCTGCCCGAGCTGCTCTTCCCCTTCACGTGCCGCATGTGCGGGCTGGTGCTGGACGACGGGTTCGCACAGGACGAGGGCCTGGCCGAGCAGGTCTGCGGGCGCTGCAGCCTGGCGGTGCTGGGCACCGAGCCGGGTGCCAGCCCCCGAAAgggcactggggacaagggctttgcctgcagcctctgccccTTCGTCACCCACTACCCCAACCACTTGGCGCGGCACATGAAGACACACAGCGGGGAGAAGCCCTTCGCCTGCCCGCTCTGCCCTTACGCCTCCGCCCACCTGGACAACCTGAAGCGGCACCAGCGCGTACACACAGGcgagaagccctacaagtgccAGCTCTGCGATTATGCCTGCGGCAACCTGGCCAACCTCAAGCGTCACGGGCGCATCCACTCAGGCGACAAGCCCTTCCAGTGCAGCCTCTGCAGCTACAGTTGCAACCAGAGCATGAACCTGAAGCGGCACATGCTGCGGCATACGGGCGAGAAGCCCTTCCAGTGCCGGGACTGCTCCTACACCACTGGTCACTGGGACAACTACAAGCGCCACCAGAAGATCCACGGCCACACAGCCGAGAGCTGGGTGAACCCGCGCAATGCCAAAGCCCTCCTGGCCCCCCCAGCcgtgggcacagccctgccctga
- the ZNF513 gene encoding zinc finger protein 513 isoform X2 yields the protein MPRRKQSHPQPVKGECAAGPGGGGGGPAGTRGARSAAADAEDGTEETARAAVVLPGDLLLGRGPASEKGPPDTLVGKIAIPAYALSDDDCSSGYQQLSVESDPEEGGEPGPAALPCRQCGLQLAASLGQSCLQCAGAEGGRSQRIVYSCQLCPFASHYSSHLKRHMKTHNGEKPFACPQCAYASAQLVNLTRHLRTHTGEKPYHCTCCSFACSSLGNLKRHERVHSQDKPFQCAACDYRCNQSRNLKRHMLSHRLPEGEGPHRRDKDPEPLLPELSLHVGSGSGPFLPGCARLRGEEAAALPELLFPFTCRMCGLVLDDGFAQDEGLAEQVCGRCSLAVLGTEPGASPRKGTGDKGFACSLCPFVTHYPNHLARHMKTHSGEKPFACPLCPYASAHLDNLKRHQRVHTGEKPYKCQLCDYACGNLANLKRHGRIHSGDKPFQCSLCSYSCNQSMNLKRHMLRHTGEKPFQCRDCSYTTGHWDNYKRHQKIHGHTAESWVNPRNAKALLAPPAVGTALP from the exons ATGCCCCGGCGGAAGCAGAGCCACCCGCAGCCGGTGAAGGGTGAGTGCGCGGCgggcccggggggcggcggcggcggcccggcGGGGACCCGCGGCGCTCGGAGCGCTGCAGCGGACGCCGAGGATGGCACCGAGGAGACGGCAAGAGCGGCGGTGGTGCTGCccggggacctgctgctgggcCGTGGCCCGGCCTCCGAGAAGGGACCGCCAG ACACGCTGGTGGGGAAGATCGCTATTCCAGCATACGCCCTGAGCGACGACGACTGCTCCTCTGGGTACCAGCAGCTGAGCGTGGAGAGTGACCCCGAGGAGGGGGGCGAGCCTGGCCCCGCCGCCCTGCCCTGCCGCCAGTGCGGGCtgcagctggctgccagcctgggccagagctgcctgcagtGCGCCGGCGCCGAGGGCGGCCGCAGCCAGCGCATCGTCTActcctgccagctgtgccccttcGCCTCCCACTACTCCAGCCACCTCAAGCGCCACATGAAGACACACAATGGGGAGAAGCCTTTCGCCTGCCCGCAGTGTGCCTACGCCTCTGCCCAGCTGGTAAACCTGACCCGGCACCTGCGCACGCACACCGGGGAGAAGCCGTACCACTGCACGTGCTGCAGCTtcgcctgcagcagcctgggcaaCCTCAAACGTCATGAGCGGGTCCACAGCCAGGACAAGCCCTTCCAGTGTGCTGCCTGCGACTACCGCTGCAACCAGAGCCGCAACCTGAAGCGGCACATGCTCAGCCACCGCCTGCCTGAGGGCGAGGGGCCGCACCGGCGGGACAAGGACCCAG AGCCATTGCTGCCAGAGCTGAGCCTGCACgtgggcagcggcagcggccCCTTCCTGCCCGGCTGCGCACGGCTGCGGGGCGAGGAGGCAGCTGCGCTGCCCGAGCTGCTCTTCCCCTTCACGTGCCGCATGTGCGGGCTGGTGCTGGACGACGGGTTCGCACAGGACGAGGGCCTGGCCGAGCAGGTCTGCGGGCGCTGCAGCCTGGCGGTGCTGGGCACCGAGCCGGGTGCCAGCCCCCGAAAgggcactggggacaagggctttgcctgcagcctctgccccTTCGTCACCCACTACCCCAACCACTTGGCGCGGCACATGAAGACACACAGCGGGGAGAAGCCCTTCGCCTGCCCGCTCTGCCCTTACGCCTCCGCCCACCTGGACAACCTGAAGCGGCACCAGCGCGTACACACAGGcgagaagccctacaagtgccAGCTCTGCGATTATGCCTGCGGCAACCTGGCCAACCTCAAGCGTCACGGGCGCATCCACTCAGGCGACAAGCCCTTCCAGTGCAGCCTCTGCAGCTACAGTTGCAACCAGAGCATGAACCTGAAGCGGCACATGCTGCGGCATACGGGCGAGAAGCCCTTCCAGTGCCGGGACTGCTCCTACACCACTGGTCACTGGGACAACTACAAGCGCCACCAGAAGATCCACGGCCACACAGCCGAGAGCTGGGTGAACCCGCGCAATGCCAAAGCCCTCCTGGCCCCCCCAGCcgtgggcacagccctgccctga
- the SNX17 gene encoding sorting nexin-17 translates to MHFSIPETETRAGDGGAAAYVAYNIHVNGVLHCRVRYSQLLGLHEQLRKEYGTNVVPAFPPKKIFTLTPAEVEQRREQLEKYMQAVRQDPMLGGSETFNSFLRKAQQETQQIPTEEVVLEVLLSNGQKVKVTILTSDQTEDVLEAVASKLDLPDDLVGYFSLFLVRETKDGAFSFVRKLQEFELPYVSVTSLHNPEFQIILRKSYWDSAYDDDVMEHRVGLNLLYAQTVSDIEHGWILVNKEQHRQLKSLQEKVSKKEFIRLAQTLKYYGYLKFDPCVTDFPEKGCHVVVSAGNNELNFQVRLPNEQIKEGSFKVTRMRCWRVTSSVPMNNGPSGSSPGKSEVKLELAFEYLMSKDRLQWVTITSPQAIMLSICLQSMVDELMVKKSGGSIRKMFRRRVNGALRRSDSQQAVKSPPLLDSPDASWEPMAKLSSKLTSVSLRGISHSSSANDVGANDFHGNYAFEGIGDEDL, encoded by the exons ATGCACTTCTCCATTCCCGAGACCGAGACCCGCGCCGGGGACGGCGGCGCCGCCGCCTACGTG GCCTACAACATCCACGTGAACGGGGTGCTGCACTGCCGGGTGCGCTACAGCCAGCTCCTGGGCCTGCACGAGCAG TTAAGGAAGGAGTATGGCACCAACGTGGTCCCAGCCTTTCCCCCAAAGAAGATCTTCACGCTCACCCCAGCAGAGGTAGAGCAGCGAcgggagcagctggagaagtACATGCAGGCTG TGCGGCAGGACCCAATGCTGGGAGGCAGCGAGACCTTCAACAGCTTCCTGCGCAAGGCCCAGCAG GAGACGCAGCAGATCCCCACAGAGGAGGTGGTGCTGGAAGTGCTGCTCTCTAACGGGCAGAAGGTCAAGGTCACCATCCTTACGTCGGACCAGACAGAGGATGTCCTTGAG GCTGTGGCCTCCAAGCTGGATCTGCCAGATGACCTGGTTGGCTACTTCAGCCTCTTTCTAGTGAGAGAGACCAAGGATGGAGCTTTCTCCT TTGTGCGAAAGCTGCAGGAGTTTGAGCTGCCATATGTGTCGGTCACCAGCCTGCACAACCCCGAGTTCCAGATCATTCTGCGCAAAAG CTACTGGGACTCGGCCTATGATGACGATGTGATGGAGCATCGCGTGGGGTTGAACTTGCTGTATGCACAG ACGGTGTCAGACATTGAACACGGATGGATCCTTGTCAACAAGGAACAGCACCGGCAGCTGAAGTCCCTGCAAGAAAAGGTCTCCAAGAAGGAG tTCATCCGCCTGGCGCAGACCCTAAAGTACTACGGCTATCTCAAGTTCGACCCCTGTGTCACCGACTTCCCCGAGAAGGGCTGCCACGTCGTCGTCAGTGCCGGCAACAACGAGCTCAACTTCCAGGTGCGGCTGCCGAACGAGCAGATCAAAGAGGGCAGCTTCAAGGTCACACGCATGCGGTGCTGGCGGGTCACATCCTCG GTGCCGATGAACAATGGCCCTTCggggagcagcccagggaagTCTGAGGTGAAGCTGGAGTTGGCTTTTGAGTACCTGATGAGCAAGGACCGGCTGCAGTGGGTCACCATCACCAGCCCACAG GCCATCATGCTGAGCATCTGCTTGCAGTCCATGGTAGACGAGCTGATGGTGAAAAAATCTGGAGGCAGCATCCGCAAG ATGTTTCGGCGGCGGGTGAACGGGGCCCTGCGGCGCTCGGACAGCCAACAGGCTGTGAAGTCACCCCCGCTGCTG GATTCACCTGATGCCTCCTGGGAGCCCATGGCCAAACTCTCG AGCAAGCTCACTTCTGTCAGCCTGCGTGGGATCAGCCACTCCAGCTCTGCAAACGACGTGGGTGCTAATGACTTCCACGGCAATTACGCCTTTGAGGGCATTGGTGATGAGGATCTGTAG